A window of the Cheilinus undulatus linkage group 21, ASM1832078v1, whole genome shotgun sequence genome harbors these coding sequences:
- the mafk gene encoding transcription factor MafK, with product MQGMTTHFKTSKALKVKREVGENAPVLSDDELVAMSVRELNQHLRGLTKEDVVRLKQRRRTLKNRGYAASCRIKRVTQKEELERQKIELQQEVDKLARENASMRLELDALRAKYEALQCFARTVTHGPLSPGKVATTSVITIVKSANHNNSSPKPFSAPS from the exons ATGCAGGGAATGACGACTCATTTCAAGACGAGCAAAGCTTTAAAG GTCAAGAGGGAGGTGGGCGAGAATGCCCCTGTGCTCAGCGACGATGAATTGGTGGCCATGTCTGTACGGGAGCTCAACCAGCACCTGCGTGGGCTGACCAAGGAGGACGTTGTGCGGTTGAAGCAGCGACGTCGGACCCTGAAGAACAGGGGCTATGCCGCCAGCTGCCGCATCAAGCGTGTCACCcagaaggaggagctggagagacaAAAGAtagagctgcagcaggaggTGGACAAGCTTGCCCGCGAGAACGCCAGCATGAGGTTGGAGCTGGATGCCCTACGAGCCAAGTACGAAGCCCTGCAGTGTTTTGCCCGGACTGTGACCCACGGGCCCCTCTCGCCAGGAAAGGTGGCCACCACCAGCGTCATCACCATTGTCAAGTCAGCCAACCACAACAACTCAAGCCCGAAGCCTTTCTCAGCTCCCTCCTAG